Proteins co-encoded in one Symmachiella macrocystis genomic window:
- a CDS encoding BatA domain-containing protein has product MTFANPLGLLGLLSLPVILGIHLYHRRFPPLEIAGLHLWAVESEVRLAGRRRDRLPITLTLILELLAALFLTLIISQPRFGEVDSVTHLVAVLDDSASMSGGPPGEATFREQAIEELRQRMDEYGSDSVVTLIQSGARPVMLAGPAVPWSEAETRLSAWQPQATRHNFAPAWDLAQQVADQTGQLLFLTDHIPTTETNPAAMEIVSVGRKLENVAVTTAVWEFDAATGVGTIHLRLTNLGEKAADAQVTGRSGSTPIFEKAITISAGGKSALNLTVPGGVGKLDIDVTSPRDGLVLDNRVQLIEPQVRTVGVAVELPEGPARDLFRRSLLALPNVAVVSADAADLIVTTSDRLPAAESNAWWLGIGPLNPSEAARKAAKNLIGPYVIEKENPLLDGVTLAGVIWAGVQPVTQEATPLISVGKTPLLAQLVGTRAAAYLLNIDLEQSSLSESPDWPILISNLIELRRSDLPGLNRWNYRLGEGVRFRLYNGLVDPADESDPKPLMLVHDGGQRTLPRGSVIDILPPNTAGVYEIREGDSTVGRFAVNFEDAEESNLQLLFPGGRQSAQPNPTALYQIDPKYSWILVAATFLTLVLLLLNWWVVKSPRTAA; this is encoded by the coding sequence ATGACGTTCGCCAATCCACTCGGCCTGCTCGGCCTATTGTCCTTGCCCGTGATTCTCGGGATTCACCTCTATCACCGCCGGTTTCCACCGTTGGAGATCGCGGGTTTGCATTTGTGGGCTGTGGAGAGTGAAGTGCGGTTGGCTGGGCGGCGGCGGGATCGGTTGCCGATTACGCTGACGTTGATTCTGGAATTGTTGGCGGCCCTGTTTTTGACGTTGATCATCAGCCAACCCCGCTTTGGTGAGGTGGACAGCGTCACGCATCTGGTGGCAGTGCTGGATGATTCCGCCTCGATGAGTGGCGGGCCGCCGGGGGAGGCGACGTTTCGCGAGCAAGCGATTGAGGAATTGCGGCAGCGGATGGACGAATATGGCAGTGATAGTGTGGTGACATTGATTCAATCCGGCGCGCGACCGGTAATGTTGGCCGGTCCCGCTGTCCCATGGAGTGAAGCCGAGACGCGACTGTCGGCGTGGCAACCGCAGGCGACACGGCACAACTTCGCCCCCGCCTGGGACCTCGCCCAACAAGTCGCCGATCAAACCGGCCAACTGTTGTTTTTGACCGACCATATTCCCACAACGGAGACCAATCCCGCTGCGATGGAAATCGTCTCCGTTGGTCGGAAATTGGAGAACGTCGCCGTCACGACCGCTGTTTGGGAATTTGATGCGGCGACCGGGGTGGGCACTATCCATCTGCGTTTGACCAACTTGGGCGAAAAGGCGGCCGATGCGCAAGTGACGGGCCGGTCGGGGAGCACGCCGATTTTTGAAAAGGCGATCACGATTTCAGCCGGCGGCAAATCGGCGCTCAATCTCACCGTCCCGGGCGGCGTGGGGAAACTCGATATCGATGTGACGTCGCCGCGCGACGGGTTGGTGTTGGACAATCGTGTGCAACTGATCGAACCCCAGGTCCGCACTGTGGGGGTTGCTGTCGAATTGCCCGAAGGCCCCGCCCGCGACCTGTTCCGCCGCTCGCTACTGGCATTGCCCAACGTGGCGGTCGTTTCGGCCGATGCGGCGGACTTGATCGTAACCACCTCCGATCGACTGCCCGCTGCCGAGAGCAATGCTTGGTGGTTGGGAATTGGTCCGCTCAATCCCAGTGAAGCGGCCCGCAAAGCGGCTAAGAATCTGATTGGTCCGTACGTGATTGAAAAGGAAAACCCGCTGCTCGACGGGGTCACGCTCGCGGGGGTCATTTGGGCCGGTGTGCAGCCGGTCACGCAAGAAGCGACGCCACTGATCAGCGTGGGCAAGACGCCGCTGCTGGCGCAACTCGTCGGCACCCGCGCCGCGGCCTATTTGCTCAATATCGACCTCGAGCAGTCCAGCCTCAGCGAAAGCCCCGACTGGCCGATTTTAATCAGCAATCTCATCGAACTGCGTCGTAGCGATCTACCCGGTCTGAACCGTTGGAACTACCGACTCGGCGAGGGAGTCCGTTTTCGGCTATACAACGGATTGGTCGACCCGGCCGACGAATCTGATCCGAAGCCATTGATGTTAGTGCACGACGGAGGACAACGGACCTTACCCCGCGGGAGTGTGATTGACATCCTCCCCCCCAATACTGCGGGCGTCTACGAAATTCGCGAAGGTGACTCGACAGTCGGCCGATTTGCCGTGAACTTTGAGGATGCCGAAGAATCAAACCTGCAACTCCTCTTCCCCGGTGGCCGCCAATCCGCACAGCCCAACCCCACGGCGCTCTACCAAATCGATCCCAAATATTCCTGGATCCTGGTCGCAGCGACGTTCTTAACGCTCGTTCTGTTGCTACTCAATTGGTGGGTCGTGAAATCGCCACGCACTGCTGCGTAG
- a CDS encoding O-linked N-acetylglucosamine transferase, SPINDLY family protein: MAGTAELIAQGLQRHQAGQWDAAARLYAQALDVTPRFPEALHLLGVLAHQRGAHDQAVTYFQQAIAANPSEAAYHSNLGSAQHALGQYDAAVDSYGAALRLDPGRPETHHNLGNTFSARREFREAAASFQSAIALDSQYTKAYMQLGRVSQRLGQYEEAVIALRRAIELAPEMVAAYELLADSLRRLGQRAEAIVVYEQYLLRDPSCAQAIYNKGVIELDDYRLMAAGLSFARAIELAPDFPEAYCNLGITYLAQGRVREAAHNFCAAVRIRPDYAMARSNLLMALHYDPATDEETLYEEHLRWSAVNERVAPTVLTNTREPQKRLRIGYASPDFREHAVSHFFEPILRQHCREAVHVTCYADVAKPDATTKHLKSLADNWRNVRGLSDNEFATHVRRDEIDLLIDLAGHTAGNRMTAFARRLAPVQVSYIGYGSTTGLTCMDYRIVDHVTNPADETSWHTEELTRHSLGFACYAPPLDAPPVTAPPSIETGRVTFGCFNNIDKLSPPVVQLWAQLINAVPDSRLCLKTRAFNDVGVAEVWRQKFAVAGLAPERLELLGRSRTVSEHLAEYRHVDIALDPFPYTGSTTTCEALWMGVPVVSLRGNNYVGRMTASLLETLGAKELIAETEAAYMAIAERLATDSQSLSTYRQRLRGAMADSAICDATTYTRGLESLYRDMWQRWCGEQR, from the coding sequence ATGGCCGGCACTGCGGAATTGATTGCTCAGGGATTGCAGCGGCATCAAGCCGGTCAGTGGGATGCCGCTGCGCGTTTGTACGCTCAAGCACTGGACGTCACGCCCCGCTTTCCAGAGGCCCTGCACCTGCTGGGCGTGTTAGCACATCAACGCGGCGCGCATGATCAAGCCGTGACGTATTTCCAACAGGCCATTGCTGCGAACCCGAGTGAAGCGGCGTATCATAGCAATCTGGGGAGCGCCCAACACGCACTGGGGCAATATGACGCTGCGGTCGATAGTTATGGCGCCGCTCTGCGGCTGGATCCAGGACGACCCGAGACGCACCACAATCTCGGGAATACCTTCTCCGCCCGCCGGGAGTTTCGAGAGGCAGCGGCCAGCTTTCAATCGGCCATTGCTCTCGATTCTCAGTACACCAAGGCTTACATGCAACTTGGTCGCGTCTCGCAGCGTCTCGGGCAATATGAGGAAGCCGTAATAGCGCTGCGACGAGCCATTGAACTGGCTCCGGAAATGGTGGCAGCCTATGAATTGTTAGCCGATTCGTTGCGTCGGTTGGGGCAACGGGCCGAAGCGATCGTGGTTTATGAACAGTACTTGCTGCGCGACCCCAGTTGCGCGCAAGCCATCTACAACAAGGGAGTCATCGAGCTGGACGACTATCGTTTGATGGCCGCTGGGTTATCATTTGCTCGGGCCATTGAGCTGGCCCCGGATTTCCCGGAAGCCTACTGCAACCTAGGGATCACATATTTGGCGCAGGGACGCGTGCGGGAGGCGGCCCATAACTTTTGCGCAGCAGTACGCATCCGCCCTGACTACGCGATGGCACGCAGCAACCTGTTGATGGCGCTGCATTACGATCCGGCGACCGATGAAGAGACCCTGTACGAAGAACATTTGCGGTGGTCAGCGGTCAATGAGCGTGTCGCGCCCACCGTGCTGACAAACACGCGCGAACCGCAGAAGCGATTGCGCATTGGTTACGCATCGCCCGATTTCCGGGAGCATGCGGTTTCGCACTTCTTTGAACCGATCCTCCGCCAGCATTGCCGCGAGGCTGTGCATGTCACTTGTTACGCCGATGTGGCTAAGCCGGACGCAACGACGAAGCATTTAAAATCGCTGGCCGACAATTGGCGCAACGTGCGCGGGTTGTCGGACAATGAGTTTGCCACGCACGTTCGCCGGGATGAAATCGATCTGCTCATCGATCTTGCCGGACACACCGCCGGGAACCGCATGACCGCCTTCGCTCGCCGCTTGGCGCCGGTGCAAGTCAGCTACATCGGCTACGGCAGCACCACGGGGCTGACGTGCATGGATTATCGTATTGTCGACCACGTGACAAACCCGGCGGACGAAACCTCCTGGCATACCGAAGAGTTAACGCGTCATTCACTCGGATTCGCCTGTTACGCCCCTCCGCTTGATGCGCCGCCGGTGACAGCTCCGCCGTCGATCGAAACGGGACGTGTTACCTTTGGTTGTTTTAACAACATCGACAAACTGTCGCCGCCGGTTGTGCAGTTGTGGGCGCAGTTGATCAATGCCGTACCCGATTCGCGGTTGTGCTTAAAGACGCGGGCCTTCAACGATGTCGGTGTTGCGGAAGTTTGGCGCCAAAAATTTGCCGTCGCTGGATTAGCACCGGAACGCTTGGAGTTATTAGGTCGCAGCCGGACCGTGTCGGAGCATCTTGCAGAGTATCGTCATGTCGACATCGCTCTCGACCCGTTTCCTTACACCGGTTCGACAACCACCTGTGAGGCGTTGTGGATGGGAGTGCCGGTCGTGTCGCTCCGTGGTAACAATTACGTCGGCCGCATGACAGCGAGCCTGCTGGAAACCCTCGGAGCGAAAGAGTTGATTGCCGAAACAGAGGCGGCTTACATGGCCATCGCAGAACGTTTGGCGACAGATTCCCAGTCTCTTTCGACCTATCGCCAGCGGTTACGAGGCGCAATGGCTGATTCGGCGATTTGCGATGCGACAACGTATACGCGCGGTTTGGAATCGCTGTACCGCGATATGTGGCAGCGGTGGTGTGGGGAGCAACGATGA
- a CDS encoding O-linked N-acetylglucosamine transferase family protein yields the protein MTVGESLVNSALRFHRAGEYQLAEQFYTQILDETPAPAVHTNLGIVKRALGDFDGALACYQRAIELDATCFEAHNNLGNLLWKQGRLVEALGYLKQAALLNPTAVMSRCTLGLIQTELGELDAAIDEFQTALRMAPEFAVAHNGLGRALQLGGEFAQACVAYRRAIQLKPDFAAAHVSLGNVLTALHRFDEACEHYRQALRINPAERTARDNLLMALQYDPDFDVAELFVAHCELMQPMQCAAPSAVQHDNDPAPLRRLRIGYVSPDFRKHSVAFFVKPILARHDPSAVETFCYAQVAMPDETTQQLQSLAGYWQSTVGMTDAAVVELMRRDRIDILVDLAGHTAGNRLGVFSHKPAPIQVSYLGYGNTTGLSSVDYWLTDTVADPPGESRRHTETLIRLQRGIACYAPPTAAPDVAPPPMLRNGFLTFGSFNKRVKINPAVIRLWSRVLESLPTSRLVLKDRAYVSQEMREITLAEFSRCGVAADRIDLIPRAESLRDHLQLYSRVDVALDPIPYGGSTTTCEALWMGVPVLTLRGNCYVSRMTSSLLTQIGLTGCIAETPDDFVRRAIAWDGQTDCLAELRRELRTVCADSPLCDATGYTQEIEAVYRTMWQTWCAQHP from the coding sequence ATGACGGTCGGCGAATCGTTAGTCAATTCGGCGCTGCGTTTTCACCGCGCGGGCGAATATCAGCTGGCGGAACAGTTTTATACGCAAATCCTCGATGAGACCCCTGCCCCGGCGGTGCATACGAATCTGGGCATTGTAAAACGTGCCTTAGGGGATTTCGACGGAGCGCTTGCTTGTTATCAGCGGGCCATTGAACTCGATGCGACTTGTTTTGAAGCGCACAACAATTTGGGCAACCTGTTGTGGAAACAAGGGCGGTTGGTCGAGGCGCTTGGTTACCTAAAACAGGCAGCGTTGCTGAATCCCACAGCTGTCATGTCCCGTTGCACACTGGGATTGATTCAGACCGAGTTGGGTGAACTGGACGCAGCAATCGATGAGTTCCAAACCGCGTTGCGGATGGCACCGGAATTCGCCGTGGCGCACAATGGCTTAGGCCGAGCTTTGCAGCTCGGTGGTGAATTCGCCCAAGCCTGTGTCGCCTATCGGCGGGCGATTCAACTCAAACCCGATTTCGCAGCAGCACACGTCAGCCTGGGCAATGTGCTGACCGCTTTACACCGTTTTGACGAAGCGTGCGAGCACTACCGGCAAGCCTTACGGATCAATCCAGCAGAACGGACTGCTCGGGACAATCTGTTGATGGCGCTGCAGTACGACCCGGACTTTGATGTTGCTGAGCTGTTCGTTGCACATTGTGAATTAATGCAGCCGATGCAATGCGCGGCACCATCGGCGGTGCAGCATGACAACGACCCCGCGCCGCTGCGGCGACTACGCATTGGCTACGTCTCTCCTGATTTCCGTAAGCACTCGGTCGCGTTTTTCGTCAAGCCGATTTTGGCGAGACATGATCCGTCGGCGGTCGAAACATTTTGCTATGCCCAAGTGGCAATGCCGGACGAAACGACGCAGCAGTTGCAAAGCTTGGCGGGATATTGGCAATCGACAGTCGGCATGACCGACGCTGCGGTGGTGGAGTTGATGCGTCGCGACCGGATCGACATCTTGGTCGATCTGGCGGGCCATACGGCAGGCAACCGGCTCGGCGTTTTTTCTCATAAGCCAGCGCCGATTCAGGTGAGTTATTTGGGCTATGGAAACACAACCGGGTTAAGCAGCGTGGACTATTGGTTGACCGACACGGTTGCGGATCCCCCGGGAGAATCGCGGCGGCATACCGAAACACTCATCCGGCTACAGCGGGGCATCGCCTGTTATGCTCCTCCGACGGCAGCCCCAGACGTTGCCCCGCCACCAATGCTACGCAATGGCTTTTTGACCTTCGGTTCCTTCAACAAGAGGGTCAAAATCAATCCCGCTGTCATTCGATTGTGGTCGCGGGTGTTGGAATCGCTGCCGACGTCACGTTTGGTGCTCAAGGACCGTGCCTATGTGTCGCAAGAAATGCGCGAGATCACCCTAGCGGAGTTCTCCAGGTGCGGCGTTGCCGCGGACCGGATTGATTTGATTCCGCGCGCAGAATCATTGCGTGACCATCTGCAGCTGTATTCGCGGGTTGACGTGGCCCTCGATCCAATTCCCTACGGCGGCTCGACGACAACTTGTGAAGCGCTGTGGATGGGGGTCCCCGTGCTGACCTTACGCGGAAATTGCTACGTTAGCCGCATGACCTCCAGCCTGCTCACGCAAATTGGTTTAACCGGGTGCATCGCCGAGACCCCGGATGATTTTGTGCGGCGCGCGATTGCTTGGGATGGGCAAACGGACTGTCTGGCAGAGTTGCGGCGCGAGCTGCGAACCGTCTGTGCCGATTCTCCACTCTGCGATGCGACCGGTTACACACAGGAAATCGAAGCAGTCTATCGCACGATGTGGCAAACTTGGTGTGCTCAACACCCGTAA
- a CDS encoding beta-ketoacyl-[acyl-carrier-protein] synthase family protein, with translation MSSANHRNDRIVITGIGLTAPNGNDLDEYRANLLNGVSGVVPYETRYVGDVLAGVCQFDETRYQRRKEVRRGTRAGSVSIYCAQEAIAKSGLDWETVPKDRVGVYIGITEHGNVETENEIHEISQFDYDTKFWSHHHNPRTVANNPAGEVALSMGITGPHYTIGAACAAGNAGFIQGLQMLRLGEVDLAIAGGSSESIHTFGIFASFASQGALAKHEDPSKASRPFDTDRNGIVVSEGGCLCTLERLPDALARGATIYGEIVGYAMNTDATDFVLPNATRQAECIRLALSRAELGPGDIDIVSSHATATEQGDIEECKALSAVFGDFPNVAINNTKSFIGHAMGAAGALELAGNLPAFQDGIAHATINVDNLDPKCGLPQIVANTPRQLDKVDVILNNSFGMLGINSVLIVKRYQAG, from the coding sequence ATGTCCTCAGCAAATCACAGAAACGACCGGATCGTGATCACCGGGATCGGCTTGACCGCTCCGAACGGAAACGATCTCGATGAATACCGAGCAAATTTGCTCAACGGGGTTTCTGGCGTCGTTCCTTATGAGACTCGTTACGTCGGTGATGTTCTAGCGGGCGTCTGCCAATTCGATGAAACACGTTACCAGCGCCGCAAAGAGGTTCGCCGGGGCACGCGAGCGGGATCCGTTTCGATCTACTGTGCTCAGGAAGCGATCGCCAAGAGCGGATTGGATTGGGAGACGGTGCCCAAGGACCGCGTGGGCGTGTATATCGGCATTACGGAGCACGGCAACGTCGAAACGGAAAACGAGATCCACGAGATCTCTCAGTTCGACTACGACACCAAATTTTGGTCCCACCACCACAATCCGCGGACCGTGGCCAACAACCCCGCCGGCGAAGTCGCGCTGAGCATGGGGATCACCGGCCCGCATTACACAATTGGCGCCGCTTGTGCAGCGGGGAACGCCGGATTCATTCAGGGACTGCAGATGCTGCGGTTGGGGGAAGTTGATCTGGCGATTGCCGGCGGTTCCTCAGAAAGCATTCACACATTCGGGATTTTCGCCAGTTTTGCCAGCCAAGGCGCCTTGGCCAAGCATGAGGACCCTTCGAAGGCTTCGCGGCCGTTTGACACGGATCGAAACGGGATCGTGGTCTCCGAAGGAGGGTGCCTCTGCACGCTGGAACGCCTGCCTGACGCACTGGCTCGCGGCGCGACGATTTACGGCGAAATCGTGGGCTATGCGATGAATACCGATGCCACTGACTTTGTGCTGCCCAATGCCACGCGACAGGCGGAGTGCATTCGGTTGGCACTCTCCCGTGCGGAGCTTGGCCCGGGGGATATCGACATTGTCAGCAGCCATGCGACGGCGACCGAACAGGGCGATATCGAGGAATGCAAAGCACTCTCAGCCGTATTTGGTGATTTTCCCAACGTGGCGATCAACAATACGAAGAGTTTTATCGGGCATGCCATGGGGGCGGCTGGGGCTTTGGAATTGGCGGGAAATCTGCCTGCCTTTCAGGACGGCATCGCCCACGCTACAATCAACGTCGACAATTTGGACCCGAAGTGCGGGTTGCCTCAAATTGTCGCCAATACACCGCGTCAACTCGACAAAGTGGACGTGATTTTGAATAACTCCTTCGGCATGCTAGGCATCAATTCGGTGTTGATCGTGAAACGGTATCAAGCGGGTTAG
- a CDS encoding O-linked N-acetylglucosamine transferase, SPINDLY family protein, with product MTATGVELQRAIEAHQSGNLPAAIRGYHRVIDADSLQDEAWHRLGVAFHQQGEHAAAVQHIRRAIELCGTNAAYYCNYGTALLAAGQTADACRQLERSLEMEPARAEFYFNYANCLKKNGDLDRAVASYRQALQLRPAYPQAQNNLGNALMEQGLLDEAAGCFRTALASQPTFADAHHNLGNTLLRQEQHDEAQSHFAAAAKLSPRRPEFLQSYFLSLSYEVDVNTQQRFDLHRLWGAQIDGLHPAESTFANIAIAERRLQIGYVSADFREHAVADFLEPILKNHDPVRSQITCYANVANPDQRTEQLRGYGGQWRSIAELNDVQAAELIRGDGIDILVDLGGHTAGNRLGIFARKPAPVQVTGTGYGWTTGLPTMDYRLTDAIADPPGEPRRHTEELIRIPQGMLCFQPPATAPDVTPGPGANDGTITFGGFHRHVKLNERTMKLWARILERVPGSQLMLKDRAFRHAHVLQRTQNLCDASGIPREQVLWETGSDSRRDHLAIYGKVDIALDTWPYNGSTTTCEALWMGVPVVTLAGDSYVGRMSASLLTQVGLSELIAQTEDDYVASAVRLASDIATLQRLRGELRDVMRVSPLCDGPEYTRALEASYREMWRRWCDARHSARRAS from the coding sequence ATGACAGCAACCGGCGTGGAACTCCAACGCGCAATCGAAGCGCACCAGTCGGGCAACTTGCCGGCAGCGATCCGCGGATATCACCGCGTCATTGATGCTGATTCCTTACAGGACGAGGCATGGCATCGCTTAGGTGTGGCTTTTCATCAACAGGGAGAGCATGCTGCTGCGGTGCAGCATATCCGTCGGGCCATTGAACTGTGCGGGACTAACGCGGCCTATTACTGCAACTATGGCACCGCACTGTTGGCGGCAGGACAAACGGCGGACGCGTGTCGGCAGTTGGAACGCAGTTTAGAAATGGAACCGGCGCGCGCGGAGTTCTACTTCAATTATGCAAACTGCTTGAAAAAAAACGGCGATTTGGACCGAGCCGTGGCCAGTTATCGACAGGCACTGCAACTTCGGCCCGCGTATCCGCAGGCGCAGAATAATCTCGGCAACGCCTTGATGGAGCAAGGATTGCTCGACGAGGCCGCCGGTTGTTTTCGCACTGCATTGGCCTCACAGCCGACATTCGCTGATGCGCACCACAACTTGGGAAATACGTTGTTGCGCCAAGAGCAGCACGACGAAGCGCAATCGCATTTTGCCGCAGCCGCCAAGTTGTCGCCGCGACGGCCGGAGTTTTTGCAGAGCTATTTTCTCTCGCTCAGTTACGAAGTCGACGTCAACACACAGCAACGCTTTGATTTGCATCGGTTGTGGGGTGCGCAGATAGACGGACTGCATCCTGCGGAATCCACATTTGCAAATATCGCCATCGCTGAGCGGCGTTTGCAGATTGGATATGTCTCGGCCGATTTTCGCGAACATGCCGTCGCTGATTTTCTGGAACCGATTTTGAAAAATCATGATCCTGTGCGGTCTCAGATCACTTGTTATGCCAACGTCGCAAATCCTGATCAGCGCACGGAGCAGTTGCGCGGTTATGGGGGGCAATGGCGATCGATTGCCGAATTGAACGATGTCCAAGCAGCTGAGTTAATTCGTGGTGATGGCATCGACATTCTGGTCGATTTGGGCGGGCATACGGCGGGGAACCGGTTAGGGATCTTTGCTCGCAAGCCCGCTCCCGTGCAAGTGACGGGGACCGGTTATGGCTGGACGACCGGTTTGCCGACCATGGATTATCGTTTGACCGACGCGATCGCCGATCCGCCGGGCGAGCCGCGGCGACACACCGAAGAGTTGATCAGAATCCCGCAAGGCATGCTTTGCTTCCAGCCGCCCGCGACGGCTCCAGACGTCACCCCTGGGCCTGGTGCAAATGACGGCACCATCACGTTTGGCGGATTTCACCGTCATGTCAAACTCAACGAGCGAACGATGAAATTGTGGGCGCGGATTCTGGAGCGTGTGCCCGGTTCGCAATTGATGCTCAAAGACCGCGCGTTTCGCCATGCGCATGTTCTGCAGCGGACTCAGAATCTGTGCGACGCTTCCGGAATTCCGCGCGAACAAGTCCTTTGGGAGACCGGTTCCGATTCGCGGCGCGATCATCTAGCGATTTACGGCAAGGTCGACATCGCTCTCGATACTTGGCCGTACAACGGTTCCACGACGACGTGTGAGGCACTGTGGATGGGCGTTCCCGTGGTAACGCTCGCCGGCGATTCGTATGTTGGCCGCATGTCGGCCAGCCTGTTAACGCAGGTCGGGCTCTCGGAACTTATTGCACAGACCGAGGACGACTATGTGGCTTCCGCCGTCCGTTTGGCCAGCGATATAGCGACATTGCAGCGGCTGCGTGGAGAACTACGCGATGTGATGCGCGTCTCGCCACTATGTGACGGCCCGGAGTACACGCGCGCCTTAGAGGCATCGTATCGCGAGATGTGGCGCCGCTGGTGTGATGCGCGTCATTCAGCTAGGAGGGCGTCATGA
- a CDS encoding acyl carrier protein, with protein MNPEEIRQAILEILTRIVPDEDLSELDDSVSFREQIELDSMDFLDIVMELRKQYRVQIPEDDYIHLDTMDGTVNYLTPLMRDIQSPA; from the coding sequence ATGAATCCGGAAGAAATCAGGCAAGCGATCCTGGAAATCTTAACCCGTATCGTGCCTGACGAGGACCTGTCGGAATTGGACGATTCTGTTTCGTTTCGCGAACAAATCGAACTCGACAGCATGGACTTTCTCGACATCGTGATGGAATTGCGCAAACAATACCGCGTGCAAATTCCCGAGGACGACTACATTCATCTCGACACGATGGACGGTACGGTCAATTACCTCACCCCGTTGATGCGCGATATTCAAAGCCCCGCGTAA
- a CDS encoding phytoene desaturase family protein, protein MHYDTVIIGAGMSGLAAGIRLAYYGQSVCVLERHTTIGGLNSFYRLRNRNYDVGMHAVTNFAPPGSKVGPLSRVLRQLRFRWDDFDLRPQVESLVAFGETRLRFSNELQLFVDQVADAFPAQIDGFQKLLQRIEAHDDLPLDQQHLSARQVMGESITDPQLIDMILCPIMFYGSASPRDMDFHQFVIMFKSIFHEGFCRPLQGIRPILKALVRKYKSQGGELKLRAGVAAIQLDGERAVGVVLDDGTEITADKVLSSAGYVETMNLCAGQQEILTAEDPGNVTFVEGQMIIEEQPADLGHTETIIFYCDSERFHYESPDTPCDLRSGIICCPNNFQYDEPLPEGIIRLTALANGDYWMSLPEDEYRQQKEQWFDRMVAAAAKYIPDYRGKALDTDVFTPKTIKHFTGHVNGCVYGAPQKRLDGTTHLENLYLCGTDQGYLGIVGSMFSGITIANLHLLNR, encoded by the coding sequence GTGCATTACGATACCGTCATCATCGGAGCCGGCATGTCCGGGCTGGCGGCGGGAATCCGGCTGGCTTATTACGGGCAGAGCGTGTGCGTGCTCGAACGGCACACCACGATCGGCGGGCTGAATTCGTTTTATCGGTTACGCAACCGCAACTACGACGTCGGCATGCATGCGGTGACGAATTTCGCGCCGCCGGGCAGCAAGGTCGGACCGTTGAGCCGCGTCTTGCGGCAACTTCGCTTTCGCTGGGATGACTTCGACCTCCGCCCGCAGGTCGAATCGCTCGTCGCTTTCGGGGAGACCCGGTTGCGATTTTCGAACGAACTGCAGTTGTTCGTCGATCAAGTCGCCGATGCCTTTCCCGCACAAATTGACGGTTTCCAAAAACTGCTCCAGCGGATCGAAGCGCACGACGACTTGCCGCTTGACCAACAGCATCTCTCCGCTCGGCAAGTGATGGGCGAATCCATTACCGACCCGCAATTGATCGACATGATCCTGTGCCCGATCATGTTTTACGGCAGCGCCAGTCCGCGGGACATGGACTTCCATCAATTCGTGATCATGTTCAAGAGCATTTTTCACGAAGGCTTTTGCCGCCCGCTACAAGGCATCCGCCCAATTCTAAAAGCGTTGGTGCGGAAGTACAAATCGCAGGGGGGCGAGTTAAAACTACGCGCGGGCGTAGCAGCGATCCAACTTGATGGCGAACGCGCTGTGGGGGTCGTCTTAGATGACGGCACGGAAATCACAGCCGACAAAGTCCTCTCCTCAGCTGGTTATGTGGAGACGATGAACCTCTGTGCCGGCCAGCAAGAGATTCTCACCGCCGAGGATCCGGGGAATGTGACATTCGTCGAAGGTCAAATGATCATCGAAGAACAACCGGCTGATTTGGGGCATACGGAAACGATCATCTTTTATTGCGATTCCGAGCGGTTCCATTATGAGAGCCCCGATACGCCCTGCGATTTGCGGAGCGGGATTATCTGCTGCCCGAACAATTTCCAATACGACGAACCGCTCCCCGAAGGGATTATCCGCCTAACGGCACTGGCGAATGGGGACTACTGGATGTCGTTGCCCGAAGACGAATACCGGCAGCAAAAAGAACAGTGGTTCGATCGCATGGTCGCCGCCGCCGCGAAGTACATCCCGGATTACCGCGGCAAGGCATTGGATACGGATGTCTTTACGCCCAAAACCATTAAGCACTTCACCGGCCACGTGAACGGTTGCGTCTACGGCGCTCCGCAAAAACGCCTCGACGGCACGACGCATCTCGAAAACCTGTATCTGTGCGGCACAGATCAAGGGTACTTAGGGATTGTGGGCTCGATGTTCTCGGGAATCACGATCGCGAATCTGCACTTGCTAAATCGTTGA